A region from the Solibacillus sp. FSL H8-0523 genome encodes:
- the pstC gene encoding phosphate ABC transporter permease subunit PstC, with protein MATQRDQDVQEQISKGNKRKYFLESLSSKIFLACALLSVVSLLLIVGFVFYKGANPFVTGGYSFYDFIFGSDWVPSEDKFGIFPMIVASIYATIGALVIGVPIGLLTAIFLAEIAPKSVAKIVSPAIQLLAGIPSVLYGVFGLAIIVPFLQDNLGLARGQSLIAVILVLAIMMLPTIVTVAETAIRAVPKTYREGSLALGVSQIGTIFKVVVPAAKSGIMAAIVLGLGRALGETMAVILVAGNSLILPTSLTDSVRPLTTNIALEMGYAAGTHQEMLFATGIVLFSFILLLNFVLSRITAKGAK; from the coding sequence GTGGCAACACAAAGAGATCAAGACGTACAAGAGCAAATAAGCAAGGGTAATAAACGTAAATATTTTTTAGAAAGCCTATCATCAAAAATTTTCTTAGCGTGTGCGTTGCTGTCAGTAGTTAGTTTATTGTTGATTGTCGGCTTCGTATTTTATAAAGGGGCCAATCCATTTGTAACAGGTGGCTATAGCTTCTACGATTTCATTTTCGGTAGCGACTGGGTACCATCAGAGGACAAATTCGGGATTTTCCCAATGATCGTGGCATCGATTTATGCAACAATCGGGGCACTTGTGATCGGGGTACCAATCGGATTATTAACAGCGATTTTCTTAGCTGAAATCGCACCAAAGTCGGTGGCGAAAATTGTATCACCTGCGATTCAGTTATTAGCCGGTATTCCTTCAGTATTATACGGGGTGTTCGGTTTAGCGATTATCGTACCGTTTTTACAAGACAACTTAGGCTTAGCACGAGGACAAAGTTTAATCGCCGTTATTTTAGTACTAGCGATTATGATGCTGCCAACGATTGTAACCGTAGCAGAGACAGCAATTCGCGCGGTGCCGAAAACGTATCGTGAAGGCTCATTAGCACTAGGGGTCTCACAAATTGGCACGATTTTTAAAGTTGTTGTACCAGCAGCAAAGTCCGGTATTATGGCGGCGATTGTGTTAGGCCTTGGTCGCGCGCTAGGGGAAACGATGGCCGTGATTTTAGTAGCCGGGAACTCCCTTATTTTACCGACAAGCTTAACCGATTCGGTGCGTCCTTTAACGACGAATATCGCGCTTGAAATGGGTTACGCGGCAGGTACGCATCAGGAAATGCTATTTGCCACAGGGATTGTGTTATTCTCATTCATCTTGTTATTAAACTTTGTGCTATCACGCATTACAGCGAAGGGAGCTAAATAA
- a CDS encoding vitamin B12-dependent ribonucleotide reductase produces the protein MVSVVKQSIPVNQLNQDIEQFPQVHPITSDMHITHKGVSRLVMIDRYSFKDTEKKTLKAGDFVVLTVKQDPKFPARGLGIIQSINHEKKSAKILIEEDYRHVLDGDGQTTGVIERSLDIIEKPLEIYYEQIAKRNATGLAAVEKTEEKRQEWFEKFYEQLVALNFIPAGRVIYGAGSETEVTFFNCYVMPFVADSREGISDHRKQVMEIMSRGGGVGTNGSTLRPRNTLARGVNGKSSGSVSWLDDIAKLTHLVEQGGSRRGAQMIMLADWHPDIVEFIISKMQNPRILRYLIENTNDESIIRLAKEKLKFKPLSQQEDAMYQGIVNFKNIEGLGGFSEAIIRDAETKLRDGGTYSVHNPDFLTGANISVTLTKEFMDAIEQDADFPLRFPDVANYTPAQMIDYNEKWHEVGDVREWEKLGYPVRTYRTIKAKELWNLINVCATYAAEPGIFFIDNANDMTNAKAYGQQVVATNPCGEQPLAPYSVCNLAAVNLAKFANKETKTVDYDALRETVKVGVRMQDNVIDATPYFLEDNKKQALGERRVGLGVMGLADLLIYCEKEYGSDEGNELVDEIFKTIATAAYEQSIELAEERGSFPFIEGETEAETARLREAFINTGFMKKMPQHIREGVLANGIRNSHLLTVAPTGSTGTMVGVATGLEPYFSFTYYRSGRLGKFIEVKAEIVKEYLDANPGVDEQNLPSWFKSSMELSAEAHADVQCIIQNWIDSSISKTVNAPKGYGVEQVQKVYERLYNGGAKGGTVYVDGSRDTQVLTLKAEESNSSDEQLEFEELKQTEEQVKRQVVLVDTIKPLTDTDVTIGSEVGNTCPVCRQGTVEEMGGCNTCTNCGAQLKCGL, from the coding sequence GTGGTAAGTGTTGTTAAACAATCTATCCCAGTCAATCAATTAAATCAAGATATCGAACAATTTCCGCAAGTGCATCCGATTACTTCGGATATGCACATTACGCATAAAGGTGTTTCTCGTCTTGTCATGATTGACCGTTATTCTTTTAAAGATACGGAAAAGAAAACATTAAAAGCAGGAGATTTTGTTGTCTTAACGGTCAAACAAGATCCGAAATTCCCAGCACGTGGTCTAGGAATTATTCAATCGATTAATCACGAAAAAAAATCAGCGAAGATTCTAATAGAAGAAGATTACCGCCATGTGTTAGATGGTGATGGGCAAACGACAGGGGTAATTGAACGTTCGTTAGATATTATCGAAAAGCCGCTTGAAATTTATTATGAGCAAATTGCTAAGCGTAACGCAACAGGCTTAGCGGCTGTTGAAAAAACAGAAGAAAAACGCCAAGAATGGTTTGAGAAGTTTTATGAGCAGTTAGTCGCGTTAAACTTCATTCCTGCAGGCCGTGTTATATACGGCGCGGGTTCGGAAACGGAAGTAACGTTCTTTAACTGTTACGTTATGCCATTTGTAGCAGATTCACGCGAAGGCATTAGTGATCACCGTAAGCAAGTTATGGAAATCATGAGTCGCGGTGGTGGTGTTGGTACGAACGGTTCAACGCTTCGTCCACGTAACACATTAGCGCGCGGTGTTAATGGTAAATCAAGTGGTTCAGTAAGCTGGCTTGATGATATTGCAAAGCTGACACATCTTGTGGAACAGGGCGGGAGTCGTCGCGGGGCACAAATGATTATGTTAGCTGACTGGCACCCAGATATCGTGGAATTCATTATTTCAAAAATGCAAAATCCACGTATTTTACGTTATTTAATTGAAAATACAAATGATGAATCAATCATTCGTTTAGCGAAAGAAAAATTAAAATTCAAGCCTTTATCGCAACAAGAAGACGCGATGTATCAAGGGATTGTTAACTTTAAAAATATTGAAGGCTTAGGTGGCTTTAGTGAAGCGATTATTCGCGACGCGGAAACAAAGCTTCGTGATGGTGGGACGTATTCAGTACACAACCCAGATTTCTTAACGGGCGCGAATATTTCAGTTACGCTGACAAAAGAATTTATGGATGCGATAGAGCAGGATGCAGACTTCCCGTTACGCTTCCCAGATGTAGCGAATTACACACCAGCTCAGATGATTGACTATAACGAAAAATGGCATGAAGTGGGCGATGTTCGTGAGTGGGAAAAGCTTGGCTACCCAGTTCGCACATACCGCACCATTAAAGCGAAAGAGTTATGGAACTTAATTAACGTCTGCGCAACCTATGCAGCAGAACCAGGAATTTTCTTCATTGATAACGCCAACGACATGACAAACGCCAAAGCTTATGGTCAACAAGTTGTTGCGACGAATCCATGTGGGGAACAACCCCTAGCACCATATTCAGTTTGTAACTTAGCTGCGGTAAACTTAGCGAAGTTTGCAAACAAAGAAACAAAAACAGTGGATTACGACGCATTACGTGAGACGGTGAAAGTCGGCGTGCGTATGCAAGATAACGTAATCGACGCAACACCTTACTTCTTAGAAGATAATAAAAAGCAAGCACTTGGCGAACGTCGTGTTGGTCTAGGTGTAATGGGCTTAGCCGATCTTTTAATCTATTGTGAAAAAGAGTATGGTTCGGATGAAGGTAATGAGCTAGTTGATGAGATTTTCAAAACGATTGCAACAGCAGCGTATGAACAATCTATTGAGCTTGCTGAAGAGCGCGGAAGTTTCCCATTCATTGAAGGTGAAACAGAGGCAGAAACAGCACGTTTACGTGAAGCGTTTATTAATACAGGCTTTATGAAAAAAATGCCACAGCACATTCGCGAGGGCGTTCTTGCAAATGGTATTCGTAACTCACACTTATTAACGGTTGCTCCCACGGGATCTACAGGTACGATGGTCGGAGTTGCAACAGGACTTGAGCCATACTTCAGCTTTACCTACTACCGTTCAGGTCGTTTAGGTAAGTTTATTGAAGTAAAGGCAGAGATCGTAAAAGAATATTTAGATGCAAACCCAGGCGTGGATGAGCAAAACTTACCAAGCTGGTTCAAATCATCAATGGAGCTTTCAGCAGAGGCACATGCCGATGTGCAATGCATCATCCAAAACTGGATCGATTCATCGATTTCAAAAACAGTAAACGCACCAAAAGGTTACGGTGTGGAGCAAGTGCAAAAAGTGTACGAGCGTCTTTACAATGGTGGCGCGAAAGGCGGAACGGTATACGTAGACGGCTCTCGTGATACACAAGTATTAACATTAAAAGCAGAAGAATCAAATTCTTCGGATGAGCAATTAGAATTTGAAGAATTAAAGCAAACTGAGGAACAAGTGAAGCGTCAAGTCGTGTTGGTAGATACAATTAAGCCGCTAACAGATACAGACGTAACAATTGGTTCAGAGGTCGGCAATACATGCCCAGTCTGTCGTCAAGGGACAGTAGAAGAAATGGGTGGCTGTAACACATGTACAAACTGTGGCGCACAGCTAAAATGTGGCCTGTAA
- the gcvPB gene encoding aminomethyl-transferring glycine dehydrogenase subunit GcvPB → MLNENQTLIFEITKPGRVGYNLEPLDVPDFDLTELLPAELVRSEAAELPEVSELDIMRHYTALSRRNHGVDSGFYPLGSCTMKYNPKINESVARFSGFANIHPLQDESTAQGAMELLYDLQTSLQEITGMDEVTLQPAAGAHGEWTALMMIRAFHEANGEGHRNKVIVPDSAHGTNPASATVAGFETITIKSNEDGLVDLDDLRRVVGPDTAALMLTNPNTLGLFEENILEMAEIVHGVGGKVYYDGANLNAVMSKARPGDMGFDCVHLNLHKTFTGPHGGGGPGSGPVGVKADLIPFLPKPVLVKLEDGTFHFDYNRPQTIGRVKPYYGNFGINVRAYTYIRSMGPDGLKAVTEYAVLNANYMMRRLEEHFDLPYNRHCKHEFVLSGRRQKKLGVRTLDIAKRLLDFGYHPPTVYFPLNVEEGIMIEPTETESKETLDAFCDAMIQIAQETIDNPALVQEAPHTTVVNRLDETRAARTPILRYTKAETVQV, encoded by the coding sequence ATGCTTAACGAAAACCAGACACTTATTTTTGAAATTACAAAACCAGGTCGCGTTGGCTATAATTTAGAACCGTTAGATGTACCTGATTTCGATCTTACAGAACTTTTACCTGCTGAATTAGTACGTTCGGAAGCAGCCGAACTACCAGAAGTATCAGAACTAGATATTATGCGTCACTATACAGCACTTTCTCGCCGTAACCACGGTGTAGACTCAGGCTTCTATCCACTTGGTTCTTGTACGATGAAGTACAATCCAAAAATCAATGAATCGGTTGCACGTTTCTCAGGCTTTGCTAATATCCACCCATTACAAGATGAGTCTACAGCTCAAGGTGCAATGGAATTACTATATGACCTACAAACATCTCTACAAGAAATTACAGGGATGGATGAAGTAACGCTACAACCCGCAGCAGGTGCACACGGTGAGTGGACAGCACTGATGATGATTCGTGCATTCCACGAAGCAAATGGCGAAGGCCACCGTAACAAAGTCATCGTTCCTGACTCAGCGCACGGTACAAACCCAGCTTCTGCTACAGTTGCAGGTTTTGAAACAATTACTATTAAATCAAATGAAGACGGCTTAGTAGACTTAGATGATTTACGCCGTGTTGTAGGTCCTGACACAGCAGCATTAATGTTAACAAACCCGAACACACTTGGTTTATTTGAAGAAAATATTTTAGAAATGGCTGAAATCGTTCACGGTGTCGGCGGTAAAGTTTATTATGATGGCGCTAACTTAAATGCCGTAATGAGTAAGGCACGTCCTGGCGATATGGGCTTTGACTGCGTACACTTAAACTTACACAAAACATTCACAGGTCCACACGGTGGCGGTGGCCCAGGTTCAGGTCCAGTAGGGGTGAAAGCAGATTTAATTCCATTCTTACCAAAACCAGTACTCGTGAAATTAGAAGACGGTACATTCCACTTTGATTACAACCGTCCACAAACAATTGGTCGCGTGAAGCCTTACTACGGCAACTTCGGTATCAACGTTCGTGCATACACATACATCCGTTCAATGGGTCCAGACGGATTAAAAGCGGTAACAGAATATGCGGTATTAAATGCCAACTACATGATGCGTCGTTTAGAAGAGCACTTTGATTTACCATACAACCGTCACTGTAAGCATGAATTCGTCTTATCAGGTCGTCGTCAGAAAAAACTTGGCGTACGTACGCTTGACATTGCAAAACGCCTGTTAGACTTTGGCTATCACCCACCAACAGTTTACTTCCCACTGAACGTGGAAGAAGGCATCATGATTGAGCCAACTGAAACAGAATCTAAAGAAACATTAGATGCATTCTGTGATGCAATGATTCAAATTGCACAAGAAACAATCGACAATCCAGCATTAGTACAAGAAGCACCTCATACAACTGTGGTAAATCGTTTAGATGAGACACGTGCGGCACGTACACCGATTTTACGTTATACAAAAGCTGAAACTGTACAAGTTTAA
- a CDS encoding DUF2071 domain-containing protein, whose product MGNTEKNKWDDRHRPWPVPNLPWTMKQTWSDLLFAHYPVQYEVLRKLVPDVLPLDSYNGVCWVGVVPFRMSGVSLRGLPPIPGTSEFPELNVRTYVTLDGKPGVYFFSLEAANWLAVKGAKTGYHLPYWYADMEIQNKGQNIKFTSKRRQDRTIKLACSYRPTSQPFQAAKGSFEEWLVERYCFYTLNSSGVPLRCDILHEPWVLQEAEAEFSTNSILAKQGITVESDVPILHFAKKIDIRAWPLVHHATNRFHM is encoded by the coding sequence ATGGGAAACACTGAAAAAAATAAGTGGGATGATCGTCATCGTCCTTGGCCTGTCCCGAATTTACCTTGGACGATGAAACAAACTTGGAGCGATCTGTTATTTGCGCATTATCCAGTTCAATATGAGGTATTACGTAAACTTGTGCCTGATGTACTGCCTCTAGATTCCTATAATGGGGTGTGTTGGGTTGGCGTTGTGCCATTTCGTATGTCGGGGGTTAGCCTGCGCGGATTGCCGCCTATCCCAGGAACAAGTGAATTTCCCGAACTCAATGTTAGGACCTACGTAACACTCGATGGAAAGCCTGGCGTGTATTTTTTTAGCTTGGAAGCTGCGAATTGGCTAGCTGTTAAAGGAGCGAAAACTGGCTATCACTTACCCTATTGGTATGCGGATATGGAGATTCAAAACAAAGGGCAAAACATTAAATTTACAAGTAAGAGAAGACAAGATCGAACGATAAAATTAGCCTGCAGCTACCGCCCCACTTCACAGCCATTTCAAGCAGCGAAAGGCTCTTTTGAGGAATGGTTGGTCGAGCGATACTGCTTCTACACGTTAAATTCGTCAGGCGTTCCCCTACGCTGTGATATTTTGCATGAGCCTTGGGTTTTGCAAGAGGCAGAAGCAGAGTTTTCAACCAATTCCATATTAGCTAAACAAGGGATTACGGTTGAGAGTGATGTTCCAATCTTACACTTTGCCAAAAAGATCGACATACGCGCTTGGCCTTTAGTTCATCATGCCACGAACCGTTTTCATATGTGA
- a CDS encoding rhodanese-like domain-containing protein encodes MTILYTILVILVVIVAYIVINSMRLKKAVTNLTQEQFIEGYRKAQLIDLREPKEFEAGHILGARNIPMTQLNTRHKEIRPDLPVYLYCQNSGRSARAALTLKKKGYTQISQLQGGFKTWTGKVKSKN; translated from the coding sequence GTGACAATTTTATACACAATTCTCGTTATCCTAGTAGTAATCGTCGCGTATATCGTGATCAACTCAATGCGCTTAAAAAAAGCGGTAACCAATTTAACACAAGAGCAATTTATCGAAGGCTATCGTAAAGCGCAATTAATCGACTTACGTGAACCAAAAGAATTCGAAGCGGGCCATATTCTAGGCGCGCGTAACATCCCAATGACGCAGTTAAACACACGTCATAAGGAAATCCGTCCAGACCTACCAGTATACCTATACTGTCAAAACTCTGGTCGTAGCGCACGTGCAGCGCTAACATTAAAGAAAAAAGGTTATACACAAATTTCCCAATTACAAGGCGGCTTTAAAACTTGGACGGGTAAAGTAAAATCTAAAAACTAA
- the gcvPA gene encoding aminomethyl-transferring glycine dehydrogenase subunit GcvPA: MKHRYLPMTELDQQEMLATIGVATIDELFADIPEKVRFKGEYKIKPAKSEAALMKELAQLAAKNKDTATNVSFLGAGVYNHYKPVIVDHVISRSEFYTAYTPYQPEISQGELQAIFEFQTMIAELTGMDLANSSMYDGGTSLAEAGMLAAGHTRRKKLLVSGAVHPEYKDVVTTYAYGQSIEVITIPTKDGVTDIEALKGLVDDQTAGVIVQYPNFFGQIENLQPLADITHDAKGLFIVSANPLALGVLTPPGKLGADITVGDAQVFGIAEAFGGPHCGFFAVTNKLMRKVPGRLVGETVDQDGRRGYVLTLQAREQHIRRDKATSNICSNQALLALAASVAMTALGKQGMQEMAKQNIVKTRYAKNAFEAAGFEVVYQGAHFNEIVVKTSANVTEMNKALIEKEIIGGFDLGRVHPELANHALIAVTEVRTKEEIDALVAEMGAYNA, from the coding sequence ATGAAACATCGTTATTTACCAATGACAGAACTTGATCAACAAGAAATGTTAGCAACGATTGGCGTTGCTACAATTGATGAGCTTTTCGCAGACATTCCTGAAAAAGTACGCTTTAAAGGCGAGTATAAGATTAAACCAGCAAAATCAGAAGCAGCTTTAATGAAAGAATTAGCACAATTAGCAGCAAAAAATAAAGATACAGCAACAAACGTATCATTTTTAGGTGCAGGAGTTTACAACCACTACAAGCCAGTAATTGTAGACCACGTGATTTCTCGTTCTGAGTTTTACACAGCGTATACACCATACCAACCTGAGATTTCTCAAGGAGAATTGCAGGCAATTTTCGAATTCCAAACAATGATTGCTGAGCTAACAGGCATGGATTTAGCAAACTCTTCTATGTATGATGGCGGTACATCACTTGCAGAAGCGGGAATGCTAGCAGCAGGTCATACGCGTCGTAAAAAGCTTCTTGTATCTGGTGCTGTACACCCAGAATATAAAGACGTAGTAACAACGTATGCATACGGTCAATCAATCGAAGTCATTACGATCCCAACAAAAGACGGTGTAACAGACATCGAAGCGTTAAAAGGCTTAGTTGACGATCAAACAGCGGGCGTTATCGTGCAATATCCAAACTTCTTTGGTCAAATTGAAAACTTACAGCCACTTGCGGATATTACACATGATGCAAAAGGGTTATTCATTGTATCGGCTAACCCATTAGCACTTGGTGTCTTAACACCTCCAGGTAAATTAGGTGCCGACATTACAGTTGGTGATGCACAAGTATTTGGTATCGCAGAGGCATTCGGTGGTCCTCACTGTGGTTTCTTCGCTGTAACAAACAAATTAATGCGTAAAGTACCAGGTCGTTTAGTTGGTGAAACAGTGGACCAAGATGGCCGTCGTGGGTACGTATTAACATTACAAGCACGTGAGCAACATATCCGTCGTGATAAAGCGACTTCTAACATCTGTTCAAACCAAGCGTTACTTGCATTAGCAGCTTCTGTTGCCATGACAGCACTTGGCAAACAAGGCATGCAAGAAATGGCAAAACAAAACATCGTAAAAACACGTTATGCGAAAAATGCATTTGAAGCAGCAGGTTTTGAAGTTGTTTACCAAGGTGCACACTTCAACGAAATCGTTGTGAAAACAAGTGCTAACGTTACTGAAATGAACAAAGCGTTAATCGAAAAAGAGATTATCGGTGGTTTTGATTTAGGTCGAGTGCACCCAGAATTAGCAAACCATGCGTTAATCGCAGTTACTGAAGTTCGTACAAAAGAAGAAATTGATGCACTAGTTGCGGAGATGGGGGCTTACAATGCTTAA
- a CDS encoding biotin/lipoate A/B protein ligase family protein, with the protein MALDEALLDWHSAGEIPPVIRFYEWDPATLSIGYFQQVHKDINLENVLKNQLGFVRRPTGGRAVLHDQELTYSVIVTESYPDMPQTVTEAYRVISEGILLGFQKLGLEAYFSVPETKQQLDDLKKPKSAVCFDAPSWYELVVEGKKVAGSAQTRQKGVILQHGAILLDLDEELLLSVFNFESDEAKERMRKKLPEKAVAMNQFVDTPFSMEQCVEAFSNGFKEALAIELVPYELTENQEQYVEQLMKTKYGTDEWNYKK; encoded by the coding sequence ATGGCATTAGATGAAGCGTTGTTAGATTGGCATAGTGCAGGGGAAATTCCGCCAGTTATTCGTTTTTATGAGTGGGATCCTGCAACATTATCAATCGGCTATTTCCAGCAAGTACATAAGGATATTAATTTAGAAAATGTGTTAAAAAATCAGTTAGGTTTTGTGCGTCGTCCTACCGGTGGACGCGCGGTTTTACACGATCAAGAGTTAACGTACTCGGTCATCGTAACGGAAAGCTACCCTGATATGCCTCAAACGGTGACAGAAGCATACCGCGTCATTAGTGAGGGGATTTTACTAGGATTCCAAAAGCTTGGCTTAGAGGCGTATTTTAGCGTGCCTGAGACAAAGCAGCAATTAGATGATTTGAAAAAACCCAAAAGCGCAGTTTGCTTTGATGCACCAAGCTGGTACGAGCTTGTTGTCGAAGGGAAGAAGGTGGCAGGCAGTGCACAAACGCGTCAAAAGGGTGTTATTTTACAACATGGTGCGATATTACTTGATTTAGATGAAGAGCTATTACTTTCAGTATTTAACTTTGAATCAGATGAAGCGAAAGAGCGTATGCGTAAGAAACTACCAGAAAAAGCGGTAGCAATGAATCAATTTGTGGACACACCCTTTTCAATGGAACAATGTGTCGAGGCCTTTTCAAATGGTTTTAAAGAAGCGCTTGCTATTGAACTCGTTCCATATGAATTAACTGAAAATCAAGAACAATATGTTGAACAATTAATGAAAACTAAATATGGGACAGACGAATGGAATTATAAAAAGTAA
- a CDS encoding phosphate ABC transporter substrate-binding protein, whose protein sequence is MLKKTITMITFAFTIMLLAACGGESNGSSGGQLVTISGSTSVGPLAEKLAIKYEKTEDVKIEINQIGSSAGITNAINGVSQIGMSSRDLKQEEIDTGIEQLVIAYDGIVVVTHPSNPVKDITMEQVKQIFTGDVTNWKQLGGKDMEIVVVSREDGSGSRDAFQEIVGYESGQLIRNAIVASGNGNIKTTVATNKHAVGFISFEYIDETVSALAINGVEAKAVNVLDGNYELSRPFLFVHEKEVPEAATKFMDFILSSDGQKIVESAGAIPVTK, encoded by the coding sequence GTGTTGAAAAAGACAATTACTATGATTACATTCGCATTTACAATCATGCTACTTGCAGCGTGTGGTGGAGAATCAAACGGCTCAAGTGGCGGACAATTAGTTACAATATCAGGTTCTACATCTGTTGGACCTTTAGCAGAGAAATTAGCCATTAAATATGAAAAAACAGAAGATGTCAAAATTGAAATTAACCAAATCGGCTCATCAGCGGGTATTACGAACGCAATTAACGGCGTATCCCAAATCGGTATGAGTTCACGCGATTTAAAGCAAGAGGAAATCGATACGGGGATTGAACAGTTAGTCATTGCTTATGATGGGATTGTGGTTGTTACGCATCCATCGAACCCGGTAAAGGATATTACGATGGAGCAAGTGAAGCAGATTTTCACAGGTGACGTGACAAACTGGAAACAGCTTGGTGGAAAAGACATGGAGATCGTTGTCGTATCACGTGAGGATGGTTCAGGTTCTCGTGATGCATTCCAAGAAATTGTTGGCTACGAATCAGGTCAACTTATCCGCAATGCGATTGTTGCGAGTGGAAATGGGAATATTAAAACAACTGTTGCAACAAATAAACACGCAGTGGGCTTTATCTCATTTGAATATATCGATGAAACGGTCTCAGCATTAGCCATTAACGGTGTTGAGGCGAAAGCAGTAAATGTACTAGACGGGAACTATGAATTATCTCGACCATTCTTATTTGTACATGAGAAAGAAGTACCGGAAGCAGCAACGAAATTTATGGACTTTATTTTAAGCAGTGATGGACAAAAAATTGTGGAATCTGCAGGAGCAATTCCGGTAACGAAATAA
- the gcvT gene encoding glycine cleavage system aminomethyltransferase GcvT: MTNELKRTPLFDEYAKYGGKTIDFGGWELPVQFSSIKDEHDAVRNRAGLFDVSHMGEIFVEGTDALNYLQKMLSNDISKIAIGGAQYSALCYETGGVVDDLLTYRLEENRYLLCVNAANIEKDFEWLQKHVEGNVTLTNASADYAQIALQGPLSEEVLQTLTETDLTTIKYFKFQDNVVIGGHSVLVSRSGYTGEDGFELYGTPSAIAELWNQILEAGKDKGVVAAGLGARDTLRFEACLPLYGQELSKDITPLEAGIGFAVKLAKDPQFIGQQALIELKEKGLPRKSVGIEMIDKGIPRHDYKVFKDGTQIGLVTTGTQSPMTKRNIGLALIDATFAEVGIEVEVEIRGKLAKAVIVEKPFYKRS; this comes from the coding sequence ATGACAAACGAATTAAAACGAACACCCCTTTTTGATGAATACGCAAAATACGGTGGCAAAACAATTGATTTTGGTGGCTGGGAGTTACCGGTTCAATTTTCATCGATTAAAGATGAGCATGATGCTGTTCGTAATCGCGCAGGCCTTTTTGATGTATCGCATATGGGCGAAATTTTTGTAGAAGGTACAGATGCGCTTAATTACCTACAAAAAATGTTATCAAATGATATTTCAAAAATCGCTATTGGCGGTGCACAGTATAGTGCCCTGTGCTATGAAACTGGTGGAGTTGTAGACGATTTACTAACATATCGTTTAGAAGAAAACCGCTATTTACTTTGTGTCAACGCAGCGAATATCGAAAAAGATTTCGAGTGGCTACAAAAGCATGTAGAAGGCAATGTTACCTTAACAAATGCATCAGCTGACTATGCCCAAATCGCATTGCAGGGTCCTTTATCTGAAGAAGTACTACAAACGTTAACAGAAACAGATTTAACAACAATTAAATATTTCAAATTCCAAGATAACGTAGTCATTGGTGGTCATTCAGTGCTTGTATCTCGCTCTGGTTATACAGGTGAAGACGGCTTTGAGCTTTACGGTACACCGTCAGCAATTGCTGAACTTTGGAATCAAATTTTAGAAGCGGGTAAAGACAAAGGTGTTGTCGCAGCAGGTCTTGGTGCGCGTGATACACTTCGCTTTGAAGCATGCTTACCATTATATGGTCAAGAATTATCAAAAGATATTACACCACTTGAAGCTGGTATTGGCTTTGCGGTGAAATTAGCGAAAGATCCACAATTTATCGGGCAGCAAGCCTTAATCGAATTAAAAGAAAAGGGCTTACCACGTAAATCTGTTGGTATTGAAATGATTGACAAAGGGATTCCTCGTCATGACTATAAAGTGTTCAAAGACGGTACACAAATTGGACTCGTAACAACAGGTACACAATCACCAATGACGAAGCGTAACATCGGTTTAGCTTTAATTGACGCAACATTCGCGGAAGTCGGAATTGAAGTAGAAGTTGAAATTCGCGGAAAGCTCGCAAAAGCTGTAATCGTTGAAAAACCATTTTATAAACGTAGTTAG